A window of Elgaria multicarinata webbii isolate HBS135686 ecotype San Diego chromosome 2, rElgMul1.1.pri, whole genome shotgun sequence contains these coding sequences:
- the GARIN2 gene encoding Golgi-associated RAB2 interactor protein 2 — protein MGDLQKVLDRGEYIPLRSAPVFESNFIQVNRRGESIYVHNRPNYVTMGIFASSPNLSLPNVMLLAHSTPSSSQVDISTRPACTQRSCSEDELVLTRFLPLKFVDLSIHSAKKRRIKLKLVSGRAYYLELCAPPQKQARLFCQWTRLINQLKSKSRGSSANALYKDFETQEENIAIRNKTLNENNKVEPPINQQTSQEPIKTQVLKKSSSKRVTISDIVGPIEEFRKNQSQATVSSYSCMKKPSVDSEKQTTNRQELKDRTIRKNKSREQESFSHTKKRLQTSGILKNVSKPEVLYYK, from the exons ATGGGAGATCTTCAAAAAGTTCTTGACAGAGGAGAATATATTCCATTGAGATCTGCTCCTGTGTTTGAGAGCAACTTTATTCAG GTCAATAGAAGAGGTGAATCAATTTACGTTCATAATCGTCCCAACTATGTGACCATGGGGATTTTTGCCTCCAGTCCAAACTTGTCATTGCCAAATGTGATGCTGCTTGCACATTCAACCCCTTCATCCTCCCAAGTAGACATTTCAACACGCCCAGCATGTACACAGCGTTCATGCTCTGAAGATGAACTAGTACTCACCAG GTTCTTACCCTTGAAATTTGTAGATCTTTCTATTCACTCTGCTAAGAAGAGACGCATCAAGCTAAAGCTGGTGAGCGGCCGTGCCTACTACCTAGAACTCTGTGCTCCACCACAGAAACAGGCCCGTCTCTTCTGTCAGTGGACACGGCTCATCAATCAACTGAAATCTAAATCTAGAGGTTCTTCAGCTAATGCTCTATATAAGGATTTTGAAACCCAGGAGGaaaatatagccatcaggaaCAAAACACTGAAT GAAAACAACAAAGTAGAGCCTCCCATAAATCAACAAACCAGCCAAGAGCCAATAAAAACACAAGTCCTTAAGAAATCCTCTTCCAAGCGGGTCACCATTTCTGATATAGTGGGTCCTATTGAAGAATTTCGAAAGAACCAGAGCCAAGCCACAGTTTCTTCCTACAGCTGCATGAAAAAGCCCAGTGTAGACTCAGAGAAACAAACGACAAATAGACAAGAATTAAAGGACAGGACTATCAGAAAGAATAAATCTAG GGAACAAGAATCTTTTTCTCATACAAAAAAAAGACTGCAGACTTCAG GGATCCTGAAGAATGTCAGTAAGCCTGAGGTACTTTATTACAAGTAA